The genomic DNA CTCCTATGTCAGCTCAGGGGATATTGTTCGTGGAGAGATATCGAACATAGCAAAGAACGTCGTCATATCCCAGGATCCATCAGGCACAGCAATCCTGGCCAAGCCGTTTGAGACCAATACCAAGACTAAGCCGGTTTATTACGCCTGGTCGAGCACCGAGGGCTGGTACTACCAGGCGCACTAATCTTTTTATCGTATGGATCTGACCTGTTTACGGCCATGGCTTTGAAGATGTTTAAGATCTTTCTTCTAACAGTCGCGGTGATTGTGGCTGCGCTTTACGTGAGCCTGTCATATCAGCGGTCGGCAGACCTTGCAGCATCTCCCATCCTGAGCCCTGAAGATCTGACGAGCTCCTGCGTGCTGCTAGACGTAAGCGAGGAGGCAGAATCCCATATACCCGGAGCAGTTCACATCAACTATACCGATCTCTGTGGCGAGGACGAGATTCTCAAGCCTCCGGAGGATCTTGCCCGGATATTCGGTAAGGCAGGCATATCAGACAGCGATTCTGTGGTGATCTACGGCGAGTGCAGGCCCTGTGGAGGCTCTGGCGTTACAATACATCCGTCGACCCTGACATACTTCGCGCTCCTGTATCTCGGACATAGAAACGTCTGGCTGCTCGACCGCGGCATCACCGGCTGGACGAACGCTGGCATGCCAACTGCCAGCGAGACATCCAAGAGGCCCCCTGCAGTATACACACCACACCCACGCGGAGGTCTTCTGGCATCGATAGATTACATAAAGAACAGCGATGTCCAGCTGGTGGATGCCAGAACAGTGCAGGAGTTCGAAGCATCAACAATACTGGGTTCGATCAACATACCTGCAGATACTGTGGTCTCAGGCGGCTGGTTCAGGGAGGATTCAGAGCTCGAGAACCTGTTCAGGGCCAAGGGTCTGACAAAGGAGAAACCAGTTGTGGTGTTCACATCAACAGGCGTGAAGGCGACTGTGGTATGGTTTGCTCTTAAGAGGATGGGCTACGATGCCAGGCTCTTCGCCATGAGGAGATGGGTCGGGGCAGGCGAGACCATAGTCAAGCCCTGAGAGAGCATCGCAACCTTTAAGTTTTATGTGGATGAGGGGCAGGCTATGTGTAGGATTCCCGTCATAATGTGCATTTTATTTATAGCAATCATGATACCCGCGAAATGTCTCAGTCTCCCCGGGGGCGAGAGCGTGACAGTGATCGGCGAGGGCTCGACGTCATCCTCTCCCCCGGGCCAGCCACCAGTCTACCGTTATCCGGGAATCTCGTTTGGCATGGGCGACCCATCAAACTATGTGGTTCCTATAGTGAAACCCAAGCCCACCCCTCCAAAACCCGACGGCAAATCCGGTCAAAACGTATCATACGGCACATCAGTCTCGCCTGTAATGGTCTTCACGATGAGCTCTGATGTCTCAGGCACCGGTCGGTTTTCCACGCGGAGCTTTATGGACGGGAGTGAGTATGATAACAATGCGTACCAGCTCATGAGCGCAAGATACGGGAATCTCACCCAATCCAGGGAGGTGAGCTTCATAAAAGAGAGACGGTCGGGATCACTGGGCTCTGATGAAATAACATACTCCCTGGCGCAGATCAGTATCCAGGATTCCATGAGGTTTCTGGGCATGTCCTACACAGATCTGACCAGGTTCAGGAGCGATAGGGATCTGATACAGGAGGGCATCAGAACCGGGGCTATATCCAGAACCTCGATGTACAGAAGCCAGTCCCTGGATTTGCAGCTCGAAGGCGATAACTACAGGCATCTCATGAACAACTATACCGCATACAATATCGACACGCGGTTTGTGGGATCATCCAATCTTCACGTGATCACAAACAGCAGCGAGATCTTCGAGTCCTACATAGGGCGTATCGCCGTCAAGAGGGATCTTGGAAGCCAGATGAAGCTCAACGATACTATATACGATGTGGGAATGCTCGAGTGCTGCGCTCAGCTCTTGCCAGAGAACACCTCAGGGGCGCTCCTGGTGTCAAAGCGCGATTGACCCTCTAAAATGCGCTGGAGCAGCATCTCGGTGCTCTCCCTCCAGGTGAGCCATCGCATGCCCTCTGATTCAGGGTGTCTCTTCTCTCTGTAGAGCTCCAACCACTCCTTTATCGCACTGGCCAGATCTGAGGGCTCATCGCCTTTGAAGTAGAACGCATGATCTCCAGCCACCTCTCGAAAAACGGGTATGTCCCGGGCGATGATCGGCATCTTATGCTGCGCCGCCTCGATCAGGGGCAGGCCGAAACCCTCCCCCAGTGACGCTGCTACGAGACATTTACATGACTCGTAAACCCTCTCCAGGTACTCGTCGCTTATCCCATCGAGCCAGAACAACCGCCTGCCAAGCTCAGGATGGTGGCGCAAGCGGTTCACAGTCTCTGGAATATTGCGACGCATATCATCAGAAAGATGCGTCCATCCCTCCCTGCCGACGATCACGAGATTTACATCAGCACCATCCATCCAGAGCATCTCAAACGCCCCGATGGCCTGAGGGTAACCCTTCCGCGGCTCTATCGTGCCGACCATAAGGAAGCTCATC from Methanothrix thermoacetophila PT includes the following:
- a CDS encoding sulfurtransferase; this encodes MALKMFKIFLLTVAVIVAALYVSLSYQRSADLAASPILSPEDLTSSCVLLDVSEEAESHIPGAVHINYTDLCGEDEILKPPEDLARIFGKAGISDSDSVVIYGECRPCGGSGVTIHPSTLTYFALLYLGHRNVWLLDRGITGWTNAGMPTASETSKRPPAVYTPHPRGGLLASIDYIKNSDVQLVDARTVQEFEASTILGSINIPADTVVSGGWFREDSELENLFRAKGLTKEKPVVVFTSTGVKATVVWFALKRMGYDARLFAMRRWVGAGETIVKP